In Comamonadaceae bacterium OS-1, a single window of DNA contains:
- the yjjV gene encoding putative metal-dependent hydrolase YjjV translates to MENVALCVLQGVMAANFETVRILAHQTQDAYALGIHPLFVARSQESDLDLLDAALTAHRGDPRLVAVGEIGLDYFVPALQEPALLARQQFFYRAQLKLAKKHGLPVILHVRRSADHVLKHLRAVAGPGGRWQGIAHAFNGSPQQAQACIDIGLKLGFGGAMTFEAANQLRRLAASLPLDALVLETDAPDIPPQWLYTTAAQRAAGQPQGINSPRELPRIGAVLAGLRGVDVGVIEAATTANALAALPRLKALLP, encoded by the coding sequence ATGGAAAATGTAGCGTTGTGCGTTTTGCAGGGGGTGATGGCAGCCAATTTCGAGACCGTGCGCATCCTGGCCCACCAAACGCAAGACGCCTACGCGCTGGGCATCCACCCGCTGTTTGTGGCCCGCAGCCAGGAAAGCGACCTGGACTTGCTGGATGCCGCCCTGACCGCCCACCGTGGCGACCCGCGCTTGGTGGCGGTGGGCGAAATCGGGCTGGACTACTTTGTGCCCGCGCTGCAAGAGCCTGCACTGCTGGCGCGCCAACAGTTTTTTTACCGCGCCCAGCTCAAGCTGGCGAAAAAGCACGGCCTGCCGGTGATCCTGCATGTGCGCCGCAGCGCCGACCATGTGCTGAAACACCTGCGCGCCGTGGCCGGGCCGGGCGGGCGCTGGCAGGGCATTGCCCATGCCTTCAACGGCAGCCCGCAGCAGGCGCAGGCCTGTATCGATATCGGGCTCAAGCTCGGCTTTGGCGGGGCCATGACCTTCGAGGCGGCCAACCAATTGCGCCGCCTGGCCGCCAGCCTGCCGCTGGATGCCCTGGTGCTGGAAACCGACGCGCCCGATATTCCGCCCCAGTGGCTCTACACCACCGCCGCCCAGCGCGCCGCGGGCCAGCCGCAAGGCATCAACTCGCCGCGGGAGCTGCCGCGTATTGGCGCGGTGCTGGCCGGATTGCGCGGGGTGGATGTGGGCGTGATCGAAGCCGCCACCACCGCCAATGCACTGGCCGCCTTGCCGCGTTTGAAAGCCCTGTTGCCATGA
- the speE_1 gene encoding polyamine aminopropyltransferase, with translation MARKSATTATSSALPEVNFCDYGDVRTLHLGTEWVQGSMLLDTPYEIELEYVQRMMAWLLFVPPSSVAKRHAMQLGLGAAALTKFCRKKLRMNTTAVELNPQVVSACRFWFKLPPDDERLHIVLGDAALKIQNTDWAGTVDALQVDLYDEDAAAPVLDSADFYADCRKLLTEEGCMTVNLFGESSSYPASVEKITAAFGAEAVWAFKPTREGNTVVLAQRNPTRPSREDLVERADVIQTRWGLPAAKWLKVFKPVIA, from the coding sequence ATGGCCCGTAAATCTGCCACCACGGCAACTTCCTCCGCCCTGCCCGAAGTCAACTTTTGCGACTACGGCGACGTGCGCACCCTGCACCTGGGCACCGAGTGGGTCCAGGGCTCCATGCTGCTGGACACGCCCTACGAGATCGAGCTGGAGTACGTGCAGCGCATGATGGCCTGGCTGCTGTTTGTGCCGCCCAGCAGCGTGGCCAAGCGCCACGCCATGCAACTCGGCCTGGGCGCGGCGGCGCTGACCAAGTTCTGCCGCAAGAAGCTGCGCATGAACACCACCGCGGTGGAGTTGAACCCGCAGGTCGTCTCGGCCTGCCGCTTCTGGTTCAAGCTGCCGCCCGACGACGAGCGGCTGCACATCGTGCTGGGCGACGCGGCCCTGAAAATCCAGAACACCGACTGGGCCGGCACCGTGGACGCGCTGCAGGTGGACCTGTACGACGAAGACGCCGCTGCCCCCGTGCTGGACAGCGCCGACTTCTATGCAGACTGCCGCAAGCTGCTCACCGAGGAGGGTTGCATGACAGTAAATTTGTTCGGCGAATCCAGCAGCTACCCGGCCAGCGTGGAAAAGATCACCGCCGCCTTCGGGGCCGAGGCGGTGTGGGCCTTCAAACCCACGCGCGAGGGCAACACCGTGGTGCTGGCCCAGCGCAACCCCACCCGGCCCAGCCGCGAAGACCTGGTGGAGCGCGCCGACGTCATCCAGACCCGCTGGGGCCTGCCTGCCGCAAAATGGCTGAAAGTGTTTAAACCTGTCATCGCTTAA
- the epsE gene encoding type II secretion system protein E: MSNTTYQGPVHWRLLVDWLAADGVIAPSEQQRTIARCSQAESAQPALVRLASVAMLRARDGKPLDIELLTQWLAGRAGLQYLRIDPLKVEVGKVADTMSAVYAERHKVLPVQVTPSEVVVATSEPFLTDWVAEVERQSRRTVRRVVASPLEIHKFTAEFYALAKSVKAAQKAGGNIGAGSFEQLVELGKTAKQLDANDQGVVQVVDWLWQYAFNQRASDIHLEPRREQGVIRFRIDGVLHPVYQMPMGVMNAMVARIKLLGRMDVVEKRRPLDGRIKTRNPRGDEVEMRLSTLPTAFGEKMVMRIFDPDTAVKDLDALGFTPHDAQRWEALVKRPHGIILVTGPTGSGKTTTLYSTLKRVATEEVNVSTVEDPIEMIEPSFNQTQVQPQLDFGFTEGLRALMRQDPDIIMVGEIRDLATAEMAIQAALTGHLVFSTLHTNDAPSALTRLMELGVPAYLLNATVLGVLAQRLVRTLCKSCRAPDEALARETLGAAIKPWKISASYTPYKPVGCVDCRMTGFMGRMGVYELLTVTEAFKGLVNQGPSIDALRRQAVADGMRPLRLAGALRVAEGLTTLDEVLSTTPPLD; this comes from the coding sequence GTGTCCAACACTACTTACCAAGGCCCGGTCCACTGGCGTTTGCTGGTCGATTGGCTGGCTGCGGACGGGGTGATCGCCCCCAGCGAGCAGCAGCGCACGATCGCCCGCTGCTCCCAGGCCGAAAGCGCCCAGCCCGCCCTGGTGCGCCTGGCCAGCGTGGCCATGCTGCGCGCCCGCGACGGCAAGCCGCTGGACATCGAGCTGCTCACCCAGTGGCTGGCCGGGCGCGCCGGGCTGCAGTATTTGCGCATCGACCCGCTCAAGGTGGAAGTGGGCAAGGTGGCCGACACCATGAGCGCGGTGTATGCCGAGCGCCACAAGGTGCTGCCGGTGCAGGTCACGCCCAGTGAGGTGGTGGTGGCCACCAGCGAGCCGTTTCTGACCGACTGGGTGGCCGAGGTGGAGCGCCAGTCGCGCCGCACGGTGCGCCGGGTGGTGGCCAGCCCATTGGAGATCCACAAGTTCACCGCCGAGTTTTACGCCCTGGCCAAGTCGGTCAAGGCAGCGCAAAAAGCCGGTGGCAACATCGGCGCGGGCAGCTTCGAGCAGCTGGTGGAGCTGGGCAAGACCGCCAAACAGCTCGACGCCAACGACCAGGGTGTCGTGCAGGTGGTGGACTGGCTATGGCAGTACGCCTTCAACCAGCGCGCCAGCGACATACACCTGGAGCCGCGCCGCGAGCAGGGGGTGATCCGCTTCCGCATCGACGGCGTGCTGCACCCGGTGTACCAGATGCCCATGGGCGTGATGAACGCCATGGTGGCCCGCATCAAGCTACTGGGCCGTATGGATGTGGTGGAAAAGCGCCGCCCGCTGGATGGCCGCATCAAAACCCGCAACCCGCGCGGCGACGAGGTGGAAATGCGCCTGTCCACCCTGCCCACGGCCTTTGGCGAAAAGATGGTGATGCGGATTTTTGACCCCGACACCGCCGTCAAAGACCTGGACGCGCTGGGCTTCACCCCGCACGACGCACAGCGCTGGGAGGCGCTGGTGAAGCGCCCGCACGGCATCATTCTGGTGACCGGCCCCACCGGCTCGGGCAAGACCACCACGCTGTACTCCACCCTGAAACGCGTGGCCACCGAAGAGGTGAACGTCAGCACGGTGGAAGACCCGATCGAAATGATCGAACCCAGCTTCAACCAGACCCAGGTGCAGCCGCAGCTCGACTTCGGCTTCACCGAAGGCCTGCGCGCCTTGATGCGGCAAGACCCGGACATCATCATGGTGGGCGAAATCCGCGACCTGGCCACCGCCGAGATGGCCATCCAGGCCGCGCTCACCGGCCACCTGGTGTTCAGCACCCTGCACACCAACGACGCGCCCTCGGCCCTCACGCGGCTCATGGAGCTGGGCGTGCCCGCCTACCTGCTCAATGCCACCGTGCTGGGCGTGCTGGCCCAGCGCCTGGTACGCACCCTGTGCAAGTCCTGCCGCGCCCCCGACGAGGCGCTGGCCCGCGAGACCCTGGGTGCGGCCATCAAGCCCTGGAAGATCAGCGCCAGCTACACGCCCTACAAGCCCGTGGGCTGTGTGGACTGCCGCATGACCGGCTTCATGGGTCGCATGGGCGTGTACGAGCTGCTCACCGTGACCGAGGCCTTCAAGGGCCTGGTCAACCAAGGCCCCAGCATTGACGCGCTGCGCCGCCAGGCCGTGGCCGACGGCATGCGCCCGCTGCGCCTGGCCGGTGCGCTGCGCGTGGCCGAGGGGCTGACCACGCTGGACGAAGTGCTGTCTACCACGCCTCCTTTGGATTAA
- the fabG_1 gene encoding 3-oxoacyl-[acyl-carrier-protein] reductase FabG, protein MDLGIAGRWALVCGASKGLGLGCAQALVREGVNVLIVARGAAVLEAAATQLIADGARPASTSVLFCAADITTPEGRAAVFAIRSDFDIVVTNAGGPPVGDFRDWDREAWIKAVDANMLTPIELIKATVDGMAARGFGRIVNITSSAVKAPIDVLGLSNGARSGLTGFVAGVARSPLAGQGVTINNLLPGAFDTDRLRGNMQGVAVRTGQSVEVLADARRQAIPAQRFGTPEEFGAICAFLCSAHAGYITGQNVLADGGAYPGTF, encoded by the coding sequence ATGGATTTAGGAATTGCAGGCCGCTGGGCCTTGGTGTGCGGGGCCAGCAAGGGTCTGGGGCTGGGCTGCGCGCAGGCGCTGGTGCGCGAAGGGGTGAACGTGCTCATCGTGGCGCGCGGTGCCGCCGTGCTGGAGGCTGCTGCTACGCAATTAATAGCTGATGGCGCTCGTCCTGCAAGCACCAGCGTGCTTTTTTGTGCCGCAGATATCACCACGCCCGAAGGCCGGGCGGCGGTGTTTGCCATCCGCTCCGACTTCGACATCGTGGTCACCAACGCCGGTGGCCCGCCCGTCGGCGACTTCCGCGACTGGGACCGCGAGGCCTGGATCAAAGCGGTGGATGCCAACATGCTGACCCCCATCGAACTCATCAAGGCCACGGTGGACGGCATGGCGGCGCGGGGCTTTGGGCGCATCGTCAACATCACCAGCAGCGCGGTGAAGGCCCCCATCGACGTGCTGGGCCTGAGCAACGGCGCACGCAGCGGGCTCACGGGCTTTGTGGCCGGGGTGGCGCGCAGCCCGCTGGCGGGGCAGGGCGTGACCATCAACAACCTGCTGCCCGGTGCCTTCGACACCGACCGCCTGCGCGGCAATATGCAGGGCGTGGCGGTCCGAACCGGCCAAAGCGTGGAGGTGCTGGCCGATGCGCGCCGCCAGGCCATTCCCGCCCAACGCTTTGGCACACCCGAGGAGTTCGGGGCCATCTGCGCCTTTTTGTGCAGCGCGCATGCGGGCTACATCACCGGGCAGAACGTGCTGGCCGACGGCGGGGCCTACCCCGGTACTTTCTGA
- the yciO gene encoding putative protein YciO, which translates to MAQHFEIHPDNPQIRLLKQTVALLGQGKLVAVPTDSSYALVCHLDDKAAADLLRRTRGVDDKHHLTLLCRDLSELANYARVDNKQYRLLKAATPGPYTFILEASKEVPRRLSHPSRKTIGLRVPDHKTLQALLELHGGPLLATTLIPPGETEPLNDAHAIRDLFEHQIAAVLDAGACPLEPTTVIDLTDMGTGGDPVLVRQGRGDLAAIGL; encoded by the coding sequence ATGGCCCAGCACTTCGAAATCCACCCCGACAACCCGCAGATCCGCCTGCTCAAGCAAACCGTGGCCCTGCTGGGCCAGGGCAAGCTGGTGGCGGTGCCCACCGACTCCAGCTACGCGCTGGTGTGCCACCTGGACGACAAGGCCGCTGCCGACCTGCTGCGCCGCACCCGCGGTGTGGACGACAAGCACCACCTGACCCTGCTGTGCCGCGACCTGAGCGAGCTGGCCAACTACGCGCGGGTGGACAACAAGCAGTACCGCCTGCTCAAGGCCGCCACGCCCGGCCCCTACACCTTCATCCTGGAAGCCAGCAAGGAAGTGCCGCGCCGCCTGAGCCACCCCTCGCGCAAGACCATCGGCCTGCGCGTGCCCGACCACAAAACCCTGCAGGCCCTACTGGAGCTGCACGGCGGCCCGCTGCTGGCCACCACGCTGATTCCGCCCGGCGAGACCGAGCCGCTGAACGACGCGCACGCCATCCGCGACCTGTTCGAACACCAGATTGCCGCCGTGCTGGACGCCGGGGCCTGCCCGCTGGAGCCCACCACGGTGATCGACCTGACCGACATGGGCACCGGCGGCGACCCGGTGCTGGTACGCCAGGGCCGGGGCGACCTGGCCGCCATCGGCCTGTAA
- the ribN_1 gene encoding riboflavin transporter yields the protein MSRPGSALAGIALVIAAVACFAVLDTTTKWTTASVPLLMALWFRYAFQAVVTSATMLPLRGRALLRTAHPKFQVLRGVLLLLTSLFAFLSLKFMPVGEFTAIVMITPLVITLVAAVLGEHVSGLRWTLVAGGFVGTMVIIRPGGDTFTWAMLLPLAVVGCNAWFQVLTSRLARTEDPLTMHFYTGWIGTVVASLAVPFFWESITDWHLWLGMVLMGVAASVGHLLLILAYTRSPAATLMPFLYVQIGFAMLGGWLVFNHVPDLWATLGIILVAVCGAAGAWLTVRESRITVQPTES from the coding sequence GTGAGCCGCCCCGGCTCTGCGCTCGCCGGCATTGCGCTGGTGATAGCGGCGGTGGCGTGCTTCGCCGTGCTGGACACCACCACCAAATGGACCACCGCCAGCGTGCCCTTGCTGATGGCCCTGTGGTTCCGCTACGCCTTCCAGGCCGTGGTCACCAGCGCCACCATGCTGCCGCTGCGCGGGCGGGCTTTGCTGCGCACCGCACACCCCAAATTCCAGGTTCTGCGCGGCGTGCTGCTGCTGTTGACCAGTCTGTTTGCGTTCTTGAGCCTGAAGTTCATGCCGGTGGGGGAGTTCACCGCCATCGTGATGATCACCCCGCTGGTCATCACCCTGGTAGCCGCGGTGCTGGGCGAACACGTATCCGGCCTGCGCTGGACGCTGGTGGCGGGCGGCTTTGTGGGCACGATGGTGATCATCCGGCCCGGCGGTGATACCTTTACCTGGGCCATGCTGCTGCCGCTGGCGGTGGTGGGCTGCAATGCCTGGTTCCAGGTGCTGACCAGCCGCCTTGCCCGCACCGAAGACCCATTGACCATGCACTTCTACACCGGCTGGATTGGTACGGTGGTGGCCTCGCTGGCCGTGCCTTTCTTCTGGGAAAGCATTACCGACTGGCATTTGTGGCTGGGCATGGTGCTCATGGGCGTGGCGGCCAGCGTCGGCCACCTGCTGCTGATCCTGGCCTACACCCGCAGCCCGGCGGCCACGCTGATGCCGTTTTTGTACGTGCAAATTGGTTTTGCCATGCTGGGCGGCTGGCTGGTGTTCAACCACGTGCCCGACCTGTGGGCCACGCTGGGCATCATCCTGGTGGCCGTGTGCGGTGCCGCCGGCGCCTGGCTGACCGTGCGGGAAAGCCGCATCACCGTGCAACCCACCGAATCTTAA
- a CDS encoding 3',5'-nucleoside bisphosphate phosphatase, which yields MTSILNADLHCHSVVSDGTLTPEQLAARASANGVELWALTDHDEVGGQQRAAAAAKAHGMKYLTGAEISVTFARETVHIVGLGFDANSPLMRQGLEATRNGRGPRAMEMAAGLAAVGIPNAYEGALKFVGNPELISRTHFARFLVESGACTDTYEVFRKYLTEGKPGYVPHRWAALKDAVSWITQTGGIAVIAHPGRYKFTANEEYALFSEFKAHGGQGVEVVTGSHTVAEYTEYADVAREFGLAASRGSDFHSPLESHTDLGTLPYLPGDLTPVWELLADRIQ from the coding sequence GTGACCTCCATACTCAACGCCGACCTCCACTGCCACTCGGTCGTATCCGACGGCACGCTCACCCCTGAACAACTCGCGGCCCGCGCCAGCGCCAACGGCGTCGAGCTGTGGGCCCTGACCGACCACGACGAGGTGGGCGGCCAGCAGCGCGCCGCCGCGGCCGCCAAAGCCCATGGCATGAAATACCTGACCGGGGCCGAGATTTCGGTGACCTTTGCCCGTGAAACCGTGCACATCGTCGGCCTGGGTTTTGATGCCAACAGCCCGCTGATGCGCCAGGGCCTGGAAGCCACCCGCAATGGCCGCGGGCCGCGCGCCATGGAAATGGCGGCCGGCCTGGCGGCGGTGGGCATTCCCAATGCCTACGAGGGCGCGCTCAAGTTTGTGGGCAACCCCGAGCTGATTTCGCGCACGCATTTCGCCCGCTTTCTGGTCGAGTCGGGTGCCTGCACCGACACCTACGAGGTGTTTCGCAAATACCTCACCGAAGGCAAGCCCGGCTACGTGCCGCACCGCTGGGCGGCGCTGAAGGATGCCGTCAGCTGGATCACCCAGACCGGCGGTATCGCCGTGATTGCCCACCCGGGCCGCTATAAATTTACCGCCAACGAAGAATACGCGCTGTTCAGCGAATTCAAGGCCCACGGCGGGCAGGGCGTGGAGGTGGTGACCGGCAGCCACACGGTGGCCGAATACACCGAATACGCCGACGTGGCCCGAGAATTTGGCCTGGCCGCCTCGCGCGGCAGCGACTTCCACAGCCCGCTGGAAAGCCACACCGACCTGGGCACCCTGCCCTACCTGCCAGGCGATCTCACACCCGTGTGGGAACTGCTGGCGGACCGCATCCAGTGA
- the rpmG gene encoding 50S ribosomal protein L33 — MATKGGREKIKLESTAGTGHFYTTTKNKKTMPEKMLISKFDPKARKHVDYKEIKLK; from the coding sequence ATGGCAACCAAAGGCGGACGCGAAAAAATCAAGCTGGAATCCACAGCCGGAACTGGTCACTTCTACACCACGACCAAAAACAAGAAAACCATGCCCGAGAAAATGTTGATCAGCAAGTTTGATCCCAAAGCTCGCAAGCATGTGGACTACAAAGAAATCAAGCTGAAGTAA
- the rpmB gene encoding 50S ribosomal protein L28: MARVCEVTGKGPMTGNNVSHANNKTKRRFLPNLQYRRFWVETENRWIRLRISNAGLRLIDKNGIDSVLADLRARGQA; encoded by the coding sequence ATGGCACGCGTATGCGAAGTAACGGGCAAAGGCCCGATGACGGGGAACAATGTCTCCCACGCCAACAACAAAACCAAACGTCGGTTCCTGCCGAACCTGCAATACCGCCGCTTCTGGGTCGAAACAGAAAACCGTTGGATCCGCTTGCGCATCTCCAACGCCGGTCTGCGTTTGATCGACAAAAACGGTATCGACTCTGTGCTCGCCGATTTGCGCGCACGTGGCCAAGCATAA